Sequence from the Metopolophium dirhodum isolate CAU chromosome 2, ASM1992520v1, whole genome shotgun sequence genome:
GATTTGGTCAAAAtccgatgtaaaaaaaaatgattacttttAGAAATACCAAGAGATATTAATAAGAGATGTAGAATTATAGCCGCGTGACGTCATTGGGCCCGGATAACCGTAATTTTGCCTATCTTATACGTCTAAAAGTTCCTCGCTTCACACAACGATTTAGGTTCCAATCTAgacgttttatttttgaaatttagtttaCGTATAAATGTGCGATTTTGTGTAAGAGACGATAAAAGTATCAGATATTCAATATAATGTTTAGTTTTTAGGATTTCCGTACGTTAAAACTGGACCCTATAAAGGTACGGTTTCCTAGCCGCGGGCCGCGGATAGTCGCAACGGCTGGCCGCAGCGGCTATAATGCTGTTCCATAGCAGAACAGTCGTTGCGGCTCGACGCTGCGACTAGCCGCGGCTAGGAAACCGTACCTTTACAAAGGCTCCGCTGTCCGTCTGTCACCAGCCATCAGGCTGTATCTCATGCTATTCTTTAATCTGGGAGCCGGAAAAAAAgtccgatttaatttttttcggaaaaaaagtccgacaagaaaattattatacggaaaaaaagtccggtttaatttaaaaaaaaataaaattactaaatgtataatatataatataaatttaattgaaaactataaataattaaaatttaaaactaatatttatttcgttttcgaATGCAATggccaatattaattaaaaattcttccACCGATATTTCGTCAATGGCCACTCTAGAACATAAGTTTTTTAAACGTTCACCGGTACGTTTTTTTGGTGTTGGAATCCCTCCACCTAATTCTTGTAACGCTATTTTAGCTCTATCTACTCCTAACACTTCAcgcattttagaaattaacttccattcatattttatcttataatacaGATTAATTGTGCTATCTTTATTGCCTTTTAATGTACACGatttttccattatatattctagtatattttttctatctaCCTTACCTAAATACCTTCTATTTCTGTAGATTGTATAACGACgtgaaattttaattctttatagttttaaattatattagatcataccaatcatatatattattaattttgaattaattaaataagtttaaatattttttatgaaacaataaatcaaaccggactttttttccccggactttttttccgggattccTTTAATCTATGATCTCATGAACCACGAAAATTAGAAAGTTAAAATGTTCACAGATTATGTATTTCTGTTGCCgctataacaacaaatactaaaaatcctagaatatataatataagcagtgtTGCCAACATAGGTGATGGTACGGAACCCTTCGTACTTGGCcggtttttgaaatattaaaattcactCCAATggcgtatatagaaataatttttggggtgggttataaactataaagctatattatatgattgattattaaatttaattattttacagtaaaatctaaacaaatttgttacttatatattatagtcgtcgAAATTACCTCCaactaaatatacctaaataattgcggtgttattactttttttcgtctagataatgttattatttatgactttaattgataattattgtagtatataacatattattaactttagttaaaaaatcatttaagacgTTGGGGATTCATAAACAGGAATAcgattaactttaaaaatatcaactattacctatctattatataatattattaaatttcagtataatatttgtcaaattgagattcaacttactgtacttttaatttgtattaccaAAGGGTATAGCTAtccgtttataaataaacaaataaataaacatttatatagcaatatcatataatataatatgtagtatgtatctatttatcaatattataataattatcattgaaattttataaatttttattattaaatgtactatattattttgacagCTGTACCCAATAGCCGTACTATTAGGTATAGCATTGGGGATTTTTTCCCTAGATTCTACTGCAACGAGTTACACAcaaaaagagttgaacaatcacaatttttttaaaagtcgcCATTTTTACGGTCAACAAAGTGCGCGGGATTagctagtataaaataaaaattcaaatatatctcttttcagatttttaatatttaataaactaaacattATGTTAAAATTCTGATATTTGTATCATCTTTAACACATAAAATCAcacatttatatgtaaattaaatttttaagttggTAAATCGTTGTGTGAAGCGAACGTATAGacatataatagaaatataaaattcaattatttgtcTTTGGAAGCGAGGAACTTTTATAGCATTAGTATAAGATGTGGAGCCGAGGCCAATGACATCATGCGTCTTTTTTCAAttgctcataagtcataacttatTGAATAATGTGAATAGAGACGTAAAACCTATACCATTATTCTTAGAATTGAACAATCTTTCaaattgaacaattttattttgtgttttgtgCTCCTTTAAGAGGACGATGCACCCGCATGTGTAGTCTccatcttacacacgtacgacacagcaaattttcgttcgctagtttcaatagggtgttgtcagttttaatattagagtgaattgacatattattatcaaacttttaagtgacaacattatctgtgttttttttgttggtttttacgatattttaatttttaaacgagttatgagtatgtgaaacattaatatttgaaaatgttcataattcacttaaaaattaaaatatcgtaaaaaaccaacgagagaacacacATAATGTTTTcacttaaaagtttgataataggttaaTCCACTCTAATATGCCGTCAAAACTGATAGCACGCTGTTGAAACTAGCGAACGAACATTTGCTatatcgtacgtgtgtaagacagtGACATGCAGgcgcgacgtcctcttaataatattcgaataatttattaaatatattcatttgaaatgtaaaatcaaattaCAGTGGGAATAAACTTTTGCTCCACGATGTATAGTTATTCTTCCAGGTCTTCTACAGCTATATTAGATCACTATATTTTTTGTTCCACGCACAGACGCGCTGAATTCAGCTAAAGTTTTTGCTATAATTCTATAGTCTTCatggataatattaaaatatgaatcttTTATAGCCGTGGAGCCGACCGTCGTGGTCCCGCTATATTTTAACGTCGCGATCAtgcttgtttatttatttgttgtagaCCACTAACCACTAACCACAGAATGGGTGATTCCAACCATGTTGCTGAATCGTGATTACGACCAATCAGAGGGCAGGAAGCAAGAAGAGATAATGATAACTGCCGGCAGGACgtgaataatgaaaatatatacaatattgtttatctatccaatattaattattagtttggtTCTGATTGTTTCAACTTTCGAAGTCGATCGCGTGAAGCCGTGAATTattcactattattttaaattgtaaaaggtaataatatttttattagaacagTAATTTCCTTAGGTCCTTGAAAAACacttttatttctataatattgtatagacattttactgtattttgaatttaaattattttattttaatcacaaacATTTTCACAGAACTatcaaataacataaataatcatgGCTACTATGCCAGTAAATCCAAAACCATACCTTAATGGTCTTATGGGTAAAACCATAATCGTTAAGCTTAAATGGGGTCATGAATATAAAGGATTTTTGGTGTCCACTGACAATTATATGAACATACAACTAGCTAGTGCTACAGAATTTGTGGAAGGTAGTGAACCAGCTCTATTGGGTGAAATTATGATTAGGTAAGTCATtctcacattattattatgctttttcaaactaattaaaatattaattgttctaCCTTACACttacaatataacaattttaatagagCTATTCATaatgtacctaagtatattttaccaactacaaataaataaatgttttcaattcCAGGTGTAATAACGTTCTTTACATCAGATCAGTTGATGATGAAAATGAAGAGGCTGATGCAGAGATGAAAGAATGAATTAGGTAATAAAAACTCaaccaaattttcaaaataaatttaattttactttaaaatatatatatttaaaaataaaaatttttttgtataaactataacatTAGTATTAgattatgaatacaattaaatacttttgtttaaaataagaaCCTTTTTCTAATTATActtgtgttataaaaaaaagtatataggtaaCCTACCTCATCAGTGGCAGAGCCTTAGTAGTGGGCTGCAACCCCAGACAACGACATAATTAGGGccctaatattatatgatatatcgtattatatattatattagtctaATACAGTCATacccaatatatttatatcaataaagaaATGCTTATAGACTTAtagtaaatttacttattgtcaTAAACAATAagttgaatatataaaaaaactaaatttatgatttatacaggccctacaaaataataagccCCACATTTCAAAATTTCTAAGTAGGGCTCTGCTCAGTGGCCTTATTTGGAGTATTTGGACCGCTCAAAGTATACGTTAGcgtatttaaaaaccaatattgtTGTGATTTGGCGATTTCGCCCATAAAATACATTGGTTGGCCTGAAAAATGGATTAATTCCAGACAGTGTTTGTGGgcagtaaaaaaatatgcagGGGTGTGGCTACTATTCTTTTTGACCACCCACCTCTACACATTTACAgaaaattatatacacattagtataatatattttatattctatatatggTGTATGGTAAATATCTTCATTATTGTTCATTTCGGCTCAATTGCGCCTGGACAATTTTTCGTAAAAACACAATCCTCaatgaaattatattcaaaaaaaattaccacaATCGTTACATTTATTTGAGTGTCCTGCAAATCTATTTCAATTTTCTTGGTACTATTATTCAatacaaatgtttataataatagtgtactaTAATAAAAGCTActactataaaatgtatcatgATACATGATACTTGATACTTCAAAATGATGTATCACGATACAAGATACAATTGTATCTTTGATACTGCCCAACCCTGGCTGTATGTAACTTTTTAGGCTATCCTAAAAGGTAAGTgtacttaaaatatcaattcaGAATACTGAATAAATTACAtgaatcaaaattgaaaaaacttaaaaagttgTGGATGCACTTAATGAAATATCTACTTGGAAAGGAATTGAGACTTCTGCTTTAGCTAACCAACTTAGGTCCTCCATCCATCAATTAAGGTTTCAAGTAGCCTTATTGATATtagtaaaagtatttgcaaaaaGTGATCTTTGAGCAAACTTCTTCATACGGAAAACAGATTTAGAATCTGCTCTAGAATTTGCTGATATGACTCAATCAACTGTAAAACAAATCCGCAAAAATGCAGATGCTgagtttgataatatattaagttaaagaTGTCCGTTCTAGTTTTGGTAAAACTGTTCCAAGAACAACAAGTCGATGAAAAAATAGGAGTaatgttatgaataataatcCAACAGAATATTATAGAATCTCAACATTCATTCCATTtcttgatattttattgaataactacatagacgattataataaaatatttattttaagtgggGATATGAATAAGTTTGTGGGGGTTAACCCCCTAAGCTTATGTTGGGGTGGTTATCTGCAGGAACTTTCTtcggaaattattaaattgaagtAATTTGACCATGATTGGAAGCCACCAGGAACCTGTCAGGAATATCAGAACAGGAATCAGTTTGACTTTTATGGGAGGTACCCGATAAGGTAAGTAAACTTTCCATTAGACAGTTTCTATTAGGAACCCAATAAACAGAATGGGAGCTACCCGGGAAGGAATATAATCTTCCTGTTGTGTAGTTCCTGACGGGAACCAAACGGACTTTTATATGAGGTACCTGGGAAGGTTTTTGTTGTTAGGGTGGTAgtttattatgtttgtgtacaaaaatacaaaataattatgaattctGTGAGGTTTCTTTTGTAAACATATTTGTGTCGTACATTTACTTAATTTTCGATATAGTAAATTTgatgtaccttttttttttttgtacaaattattacaaagcGTACATAGTCTCATTTGGagcattagttttttttcaaaatactcCCATACTATGGAGCTGTTTTTTTAGTCACGACATTGATATAATGAACAATATAGTCTACAagagtattttataaatcaaaatattaactgCAGCACAATCACACAGAATCGGTCAATCACGAAGTCGAAATGTTGaatcatgacaaattaaaattgaatttgctATGTCCATGTGCaagttaaattatgatttacgaTCAACTGCAATACTTGAATACAGCAATAACTATTGTCCAAAAccatgttattatcattatggtggcggccaatatttaaaaattgaaattatcaaTTCAGAGCTGCAACTGTGTCACTTTtcgtcactatattataatgtttcgcGACAAAAACCGAAATAAATCATGACATTTTTAAAGTtctattaattacatttatccaCTGTTCGTTGTTCAATTTtaccaaatactatagattagtCTAGAGTATTTGATTTTACTCAcggactaaaaaataaaaatatctaattctTAATCGTGGTGGTTAGTATCTATATCCGTGATTATCAGCTATTATCATGACCTACTATCAGTCACTCCGGTCAGCGATGTCATACGTTTAGTCACCGATGGCTAACATTGATCGTACCGGTTTTTATACTTTGAGGTTATGTTGTGGTTTTTAGTCTTTTATActgtagttaatagttatattatagttaaataaatacatattttgtagtttatacATTTCAGATTTTGGGAGTCTGGACTCGGGACTTTGGGTCGACGAAACTCGACTGAGGATTGTGATTgaatgagttttaaaatatttaaatgtgttttgtgTAGAGTTTGAAAAACGTTCGGTCGATTGTTTATATAAGTTGTGCTCAAGTCCTACGCGCTAACAAACTCAACATGTCGTTAGTGTGTGCTAGTAAGGATTTTATACCATTATACTTTTTATCCTCCACTACTATTATAGATCATTATTTAATCGATAGGAAATTTACCGaaataactgtaaaatattgATAGGTATGATTTTATTCCTCGATATTAGATCGTGCTTGTTTTCCCGGGTTCTACTGTAGGGTAGTgtgttacatttgaaaattgtagGCATACTCAGTTTTTCTGTTGAATCTCAAAATCTCGACATATTTGATaccataaaaaacaatttattgaaaatattttatttgcttaatttaaaatatttaaatataaaataaataacaacatattaaattcattttatttagattttattttatcacaaatttacatttttgtaaaaaaatttttttaatgcctaattcaaaaatgttttgtaacaaataatgatatacctaatcATCTTCTATTAAAGACCATGACTTGTCGATGCAAATCTGGTTCTTCATTCTTACATATCTAATACTATGTAAACAAAAGtaaatgttttctaaaatgttagTAGCtaccaaattttcaaaattatgagtgtttattgttaaaataattacccTGATTATAGAATCAAATAAactatctataaataaattaaatagattaaaaagTACAACTTATTTAAACCTATTGttaattttcagtttctaatgAAGTGCCAGAGCATCCTGTGGTATCACCAGTATCCGGATCAATTTTCGAAAGACGTCTTATAGAGAAATACATCAAAGAAAACAATACTGATCCTATAAATGGCGAAGAATTAACTGTTGAACAGTTAGTAGACATAAAAAGTaaacaaatgtatacattatttacattttaaaattgttttataacttGTTAAGATTATGTGTagctattattaatgttattgttatctAATGCtctatagtgtatactgtatagcatATACCTATCAGTTATCAGAAGTCTCCAAACTACTAACTATCAGCCTGCGGACAAGTTTTTACTTGCTTTACTACCTTTATAAAGTTTAATtccgggtgattcttttatcattaaacactctttatttcaaaaagtataaatgtatttgaaaaaataattttagattgtgTCTAGTtgaaatttcttaaaataacaCTTAatgaatatacctatttattatctTCTAAATGTttaaggtttttacttttttgaatgacaaaaatacaattttaattttatattccaaagcgaaatatttttttaagtattccaATGCCTTAAAATTTATTTAGGACAAGTATTTAATGAGTTCAACTCTATAAGTATGTAAAGTTTTGATTAGCGGAGTGGAATGCAGTTACCCTGCAAAATGTTGGTCTACTAGTCACTCCGCTCAtccaaactttaaatatttttaactcgtAAACTACTTGTTCGTGATTTAATTttcatgtatcaaaatacttagaaaaatattttacatgacatataaattttaaacagtttgttgtcattcaaaaaaataaaaacttaaaaaatatataaaaatatttagttttttaaagaCACCATGTAAAAATTGAtgctttttgaaataatgagtgttcaatgataaaagaatcacccggtatacatacaattatagttctacattcaatattaaacatagctaaaatgaataaaatttaagttcggGGATAATTTATTACACTACATTTACACTTTACACTTATCTAAACAATCCCATCTAATAGGCttcttcaacaatatatttttgattatccaTATCGTTTTGAATTGTGcgatattgaaaacaaaattaaggtATCGATATTCCgatatctatatgactataataaaatatgtcaatactCAAATACTCAATTTATTAGGTACTAGGTAATAACTATtgggtattatattaacaattaattgttttgaaatatattattcaagagCTTTGGCATTAAAATCAGTTTAGTATTCATTGAGAAACTAGGACTTActcttttataaaatttataattatagaaacatgttttttgttttatttagtcATAAATATATTGACTTTATTAAAACAATCAGCTGGacaaatttttattcttttgtctattattttttgttttaattaattatgtaatttatttattctaaatttagcCGCCTCCATTGTTAAACCTAAACCTGTAACTGGCACTAGCATTCCTGCAATATTGAAAATGCTCCAAGATGAATGGGATGCAGTGATGTTACATGCATTTACACAAAGACAACAATTGCAAACTGCTAGACAAGAATTGAGTCATGCTTTGTACCAGCATGATGCTGCTTGTCGTGTGATAGGCCGTTTGACTAAGGAAGTGACAGCTGCACGTGAGGCTTTGGCTACACTCAAACCTCAAGCAGGAATTTCGGTTGGCGATTCATCTGCAAATGCTGGACCTACTACAATACCACAACcagtatgtttaataaatagtgTTGTGTAACTATGTTTATAttgcttacatttttaaaatattttttaatattccttatttgttttattataggcTATTGCTATGGAAGCCGCGGGAGTGCCAAATCAACCCACTGAAGAAGCAGGTATAactgatgatattattaagaaacTACAAGAGAAGGCTACAGTTTTAACACAAGAGAGGAAGAAACGAGGACGTACAGTTCCAGAAGACTTGATGGACCAAGAATCATTAAAAGGATTTAAAACATTGGCATCCCATCCAGTAAGTAATATTAGTAatcaattgataaattattattaaaagtatattaattaatatttaggcAACTGgtgttattatactttatactttatagggtCTTCATAGTGCTAGTGTACCAGGAATATTGTCTTTGGACATACACAGTGAAGATACTAGTAAAATTTTAACGGGAGGAAATGATAAAAATGCTACAGTATTTAATAAGGATACTGAACAAATAATAGCTGTTCTGAAAGGTCACACAAAGAAGGTCACACGAGTCATTTATCATCCAAATGaagtaaaacttaaattaattaaatactttatttttttataaaatcattgataTTGTTTATGGTAAttaaaaggaaatattttaatatgaaataatcattgtttttaaGGATGTTGTGATAACTGGATCACCTGATACAACAATTCGAGTATGGAATGTTGGTGCTTCTAATCCCTTATCTCAAATAATTAGAGCTCATGAAGGTCCAGTGACTGGAGTGTCATTGCATCCAACTGGGGATTATGTTTTGTCTACATCTGTTGACCAGAACTGGGCATTTTCTGATATTCGCACTGGAAAACTATTAAccaaagtaaattaaaaattattatcaatttaattataagtaaaactAATGTAGCAtgtaccaatttttaaaaattttgtttcttatatAGGTTTCAAGTCAAACTTCAAACAATACTCTAACTACTGGACAATTCCATCCTGATGGACTTATTTTTGGAACTGGTACTTCAGATTCAAATGTTGTGATTTGGGATTTGAAGGAACAATCAAATGTAGCAACATTTtcaggtaaaattaaaaatttgttttggtagatcctaaaatttaaatttttaatggatatatccagtcttttttttttaaattaaataattattttgcttattttttttcttacaggACATTCTGGACCAATTACGGCCATATCATTTTCTGAAAATGGTTACTATCTTGCTACTTCAGCAGATGACTGTTGTGTAAAACTTTGGGATTtacgtaaattaaaaaactttaaaactctCGTCATGGATGATGGATATGAAATCAAAGACTTATGTTTTGACCAAAGTGGAACTTATCTGGGTGTTGCAGGAACTGATGTTCGgttagtaaaaatagtaaatacaattattgaaatacattgCACACATATtactttcaattttatttcCAGTGTTTATATGTGTAAGCAATGGCAAGAATTGAAAGTCTTCAACGATCACACAGCATTGGCTACAGGAATTAGATTTGGAAAACATTCTCAATTTATTGCTTCTACTAGTATGGACAGAACACTGAAACTTTATGGAATTTAAAGAAGAAATAGTGTAAGCTATGACTCAATTTTAGGCTAAAATAACTGTTAAGGTTATATACCTTTTTTACTTGCAATATTGCACAAACAATTTAgactttattaataaaaaaagaaacccCTGAATTCatgtttgaaattattgttttgtttatattaatttaattccttaatatgtatagaaaaaagGATATTTTTCAGTTTCCACTCTTAGTAGTACAAATGACTGATTTTACTGTAGTTTATACATTCTTAAATCATCAAACAGGACTcaggtaaaatgtattaaacataaacataatagttCAATGTAAAATctaaatgataaatgtattatacttgtGATTTTAAAAAGAGCTATGTTTCTCAAAGACATTACAATTAACGctattataacatttacaatCAACTTTTGGCATGGTTTAACAACCACTGCAAGATCATAACATTGTATCACCATTCTGTATTGCCCCTCATtctatatatttgttaatttaatttttaattgctttACCTGTATTAACAGCTCTAATAGTAATTATGCCAACAAAggttcatacatattattatttaattataaaactatcataaccatataataaaaatttgattttgaaaatattagaaacTAATTTATAGCCC
This genomic interval carries:
- the LOC132939012 gene encoding small nuclear ribonucleoprotein F — protein: MATMPVNPKPYLNGLMGKTIIVKLKWGHEYKGFLVSTDNYMNIQLASATEFVEGSEPALLGEIMIRCNNVLYIRSVDDENEEADAEMKE
- the LOC132939327 gene encoding pre-mRNA-processing factor 19, which produces MSLVCAISNEVPEHPVVSPVSGSIFERRLIEKYIKENNTDPINGEELTVEQLVDIKTASIVKPKPVTGTSIPAILKMLQDEWDAVMLHAFTQRQQLQTARQELSHALYQHDAACRVIGRLTKEVTAAREALATLKPQAGISVGDSSANAGPTTIPQPAIAMEAAGVPNQPTEEAGITDDIIKKLQEKATVLTQERKKRGRTVPEDLMDQESLKGFKTLASHPGLHSASVPGILSLDIHSEDTSKILTGGNDKNATVFNKDTEQIIAVLKGHTKKVTRVIYHPNEDVVITGSPDTTIRVWNVGASNPLSQIIRAHEGPVTGVSLHPTGDYVLSTSVDQNWAFSDIRTGKLLTKVSSQTSNNTLTTGQFHPDGLIFGTGTSDSNVVIWDLKEQSNVATFSGHSGPITAISFSENGYYLATSADDCCVKLWDLRKLKNFKTLVMDDGYEIKDLCFDQSGTYLGVAGTDVRVYMCKQWQELKVFNDHTALATGIRFGKHSQFIASTSMDRTLKLYGI